The following proteins come from a genomic window of Candidatus Thiodiazotropha sp. CDECU1:
- a CDS encoding toll/interleukin-1 receptor domain-containing protein, translating into MKDLFISYAHEDVEVAQHLATQLEAAGISVWWDPQLRAGQEFAREIEKVLKQVHCVVVLWSEHSVASRWVRAEATEGIRLEKLVPVSLDGTTPPLEFRTLHTAQLDSGELDQVSEDYTKLIDDIRVRLGKGSTGEKRPQSRIQPYPWRYPIAIALGVVCSILLLAAMGWSTLILDRLTGSLAASPLHFTTWATEAVLVGITLLLTLMLGWRIHRQRYRHRWWIAVTGLVALIGISIVYTWTTRWLTPAVDHISGGIVASDWNEMHILAVDALGREISLGGEVPVSTENGEFGMRVATSFADRPRKLIVRKPGCADFHYPLSWHQWNDQQPATINYKCQPGR; encoded by the coding sequence ATGAAGGATCTCTTCATTAGCTATGCCCATGAGGATGTGGAAGTCGCGCAGCATTTGGCGACGCAATTGGAAGCGGCAGGCATTAGTGTCTGGTGGGACCCCCAACTGCGGGCTGGACAGGAGTTCGCCCGCGAGATTGAAAAGGTCTTGAAGCAGGTGCACTGCGTGGTAGTGCTCTGGTCTGAACACTCGGTTGCATCCCGCTGGGTCAGGGCAGAAGCGACAGAGGGTATTCGTCTGGAAAAACTCGTGCCTGTGTCCCTTGACGGTACCACTCCACCCCTCGAATTCCGTACCCTTCACACCGCCCAGCTCGATTCCGGCGAACTGGACCAGGTGTCTGAGGATTATACAAAGCTGATCGACGATATTCGTGTTCGGCTAGGCAAGGGGTCGACCGGTGAGAAACGTCCGCAATCGAGGATTCAACCCTACCCCTGGCGTTATCCCATTGCGATCGCACTTGGCGTTGTTTGTTCAATTCTGCTACTCGCGGCAATGGGTTGGTCCACTCTGATACTGGATAGATTGACCGGTAGTCTGGCCGCATCTCCACTTCACTTTACCACCTGGGCCACTGAAGCCGTGTTGGTAGGCATAACATTGCTGCTGACCCTGATGCTGGGCTGGCGTATTCACCGCCAACGATATCGTCACCGCTGGTGGATTGCAGTCACTGGCTTGGTCGCACTGATAGGAATTTCAATCGTCTATACTTGGACTACGCGTTGGCTTACTCCAGCCGTGGATCATATCAGCGGTGGAATCGTCGCCTCTGACTGGAACGAGATGCACATCCTGGCAGTCGATGCGCTCGGGCGGGAAATCTCGTTGGGAGGGGAAGTGCCCGTCAGTACAGAAAACGGCGAATTTGGAATGCGAGTGGCGACCTCGTTTGCGGATCGGCCCCGTAAGTTAATTGTGCGTAAACCTGGTTGTGCTGATTTCCATTACCCATTGTCCTGGCATCAATGGAATGACCAACAACCGGCAACCATCAACTATAAATGTCAACCAGGAAGATGA
- a CDS encoding eCIS core domain-containing protein, translated as MNDKYEQEADRVSEQVMRMPDSALQRQTDEEKQDDVIQAKRVEKTSTSTKYVQLPSLNNGHSLPKATQQFFSSRMDYDFSHVSVHSDTQAAQSASDLNARAYTYGNNVVFNKGEYTPDSHAGKKLLAHELTHVIQQNGGRHGGSLIQRYSHTNDCPESFLIKYVWPGHDLAKNEIRVLTPFLFS; from the coding sequence TTGAATGATAAATATGAGCAGGAAGCGGATCGTGTTTCCGAGCAGGTGATGCGTATGCCAGATTCAGCTCTACAACGGCAAACTGATGAAGAAAAACAGGATGATGTCATTCAAGCAAAGCGTGTTGAAAAAACATCAACTTCTACTAAATATGTGCAATTGCCATCATTAAATAATGGGCATTCCCTGCCCAAAGCCACACAGCAGTTTTTTTCATCACGCATGGATTATGATTTCAGTCATGTTAGTGTGCACAGTGATACGCAGGCGGCACAAAGTGCAAGTGATCTTAACGCCAGAGCCTATACCTATGGCAATAATGTTGTCTTTAACAAAGGTGAATATACACCAGATTCACATGCTGGAAAGAAACTGTTAGCGCATGAATTAACGCATGTCATACAGCAGAATGGCGGCAGGCATGGTGGCTCTCTGATCCAACGCTATAGTCATACCAATGACTGCCCGGAAAGTTTTTTAATAAAATATGTCTGGCCTGGACATGATCTTGCAAAGAACGAAATAAGGGTACTGACCCCTTTTCTCTTCTCTTAA
- a CDS encoding DsrE family protein gives MKIIRILQCTMVLLGMVAFSIAVADSYGKQKVVYHINYDNPKTQAGAMRNIQNHINAVGAENLDLKVVLHGKGLSLLLEPDLAAETKLPRGNATDDMQAKISGLKDQGVNFKVCANTVKGKKIDIAEHLYDSSDGDVVPSGVAELAKLQAVGYTYIKP, from the coding sequence ATGAAGATAATTCGAATTTTACAGTGCACCATGGTTTTACTCGGTATGGTCGCTTTCAGTATCGCCGTCGCCGATTCCTATGGTAAGCAGAAGGTGGTCTACCATATCAACTATGACAATCCTAAAACCCAGGCGGGGGCGATGCGCAACATCCAGAATCATATCAATGCGGTTGGCGCTGAGAACCTGGATCTCAAGGTGGTCCTGCACGGTAAGGGATTGAGTTTGTTACTTGAGCCGGATCTCGCTGCAGAGACAAAATTACCGCGGGGAAACGCAACGGATGATATGCAGGCCAAGATATCCGGCCTCAAAGATCAAGGAGTCAACTTCAAGGTTTGCGCCAATACCGTTAAAGGTAAGAAGATCGATATCGCGGAACACCTCTACGACTCCTCCGACGGTGATGTGGTGCCGAGTGGGGTTGCTGAACTGGCTAAGCTGCAAGCGGTGGGGTATACCTATATAAAACCCTGA
- a CDS encoding DsrE family protein, giving the protein MKKIGPGISEEMLNALVDKEYSPSEQAEKLRQVRDDYVAATELCHLRELKESVRLAYAEPPQPKSERRSKKSERIPLAMAAALLLLVGVTLIFQQLTPLLSWSGAERFVVLDPEGRGHRPAIASDQEMRVVFHVQDIDRISSRELLDEVEGLLLDFHGRGETVRVEVVAHGNGLGLLRSKLSTEGERISRMVQDYPALTFVACRNTIQRLSVEKGIEVVLLPEAATTESGVAHVVRRQNQGWFYIQV; this is encoded by the coding sequence ATGAAAAAGATTGGACCAGGAATCTCTGAAGAGATGCTCAATGCCTTGGTCGACAAGGAATATTCTCCCAGCGAACAGGCTGAGAAATTACGCCAGGTCCGGGATGACTATGTTGCTGCCACCGAGCTGTGTCATTTACGCGAGCTAAAGGAATCCGTCCGCCTTGCCTATGCGGAGCCACCCCAGCCGAAGTCTGAGCGCCGCAGCAAAAAATCGGAGCGAATTCCATTGGCTATGGCTGCAGCCCTGTTATTGCTTGTCGGCGTCACCCTGATATTTCAGCAGCTGACCCCTTTGTTGTCATGGAGCGGTGCGGAGCGTTTCGTCGTTCTGGATCCCGAGGGGCGCGGACATCGCCCGGCGATTGCCTCCGATCAAGAGATGCGCGTGGTGTTTCATGTGCAGGATATCGACCGGATCAGCTCAAGGGAGCTTTTGGACGAGGTTGAGGGTTTACTGCTCGACTTTCATGGACGCGGCGAGACGGTGCGCGTCGAGGTGGTGGCCCACGGTAATGGATTGGGGCTGCTTCGCTCCAAGCTGTCGACCGAGGGTGAGCGGATATCCCGCATGGTACAGGACTATCCCGCCCTTACTTTCGTCGCCTGTCGCAACACCATCCAACGACTAAGCGTGGAAAAAGGCATAGAAGTTGTCCTGCTACCGGAGGCAGCCACTACCGAATCCGGTGTTGCCCATGTCGTACGCCGTCAGAACCAAGGTTGGTTCTATATCCAAGTATGA
- a CDS encoding RNA polymerase sigma factor yields MAMIPFGPTRTINKRYAELQPQLYRLAWSWCRNADNAQDLVQETWAKALERSSQLRDQEKLLHWMTRIMVNTYRDNQRRGHDDLNLDQVEILGHDVTSENLDRHDDIRRVQDAVAQLPDEQRLVLTLVDLMEFSYAEVADTLELPIGTVMSRLSRSRKKLREFLTVERDERRHMELRRVK; encoded by the coding sequence ATGGCAATGATTCCATTTGGTCCCACCAGAACGATTAACAAGCGCTACGCAGAGCTGCAACCACAGCTTTACCGGCTCGCCTGGTCGTGGTGTCGGAATGCGGACAACGCCCAGGACCTGGTGCAGGAGACCTGGGCAAAGGCGCTGGAGCGCAGCAGTCAATTGCGCGACCAGGAGAAGCTGTTGCACTGGATGACCCGCATCATGGTGAATACATATCGTGATAATCAACGGCGAGGGCATGATGACTTGAACCTGGATCAGGTCGAGATTCTAGGTCATGACGTTACCAGCGAAAACCTTGATCGTCACGATGATATACGACGGGTGCAGGATGCCGTTGCGCAACTGCCGGATGAGCAGCGTCTGGTGTTGACCCTGGTCGATCTGATGGAGTTTTCCTACGCCGAAGTAGCGGATACCTTGGAGCTGCCGATCGGAACGGTGATGAGCCGGTTGAGTCGGTCGCGTAAAAAGCTGCGTGAGTTTTTGACAGTGGAAAGAGATGAGCGAAGACACATGGAATTACGGAGAGTGAAATGA
- a CDS encoding transposase — protein MPRKRRFYLPGIPVHVIQRGNSRQPVFFESDDYQAYLGWLKEGANKHGCAIHAYCLMTNHVHLLLTPESSEAISKIIQFVGRHYVPYINNTYSRSGTLWEGRHKGCVIDSDTYLLSCMRYIELNPVRAGMVKKPIDYRWSSYRGNATQYTDKLTTPHAVYRQLAQGYQDRQFYYRELFCNALADDRVHDIRASVQTGTPLGNARFCEQIEKQLKCKVGQARRGRPNKKKTVIK, from the coding sequence ATGCCAAGAAAACGCCGTTTCTATTTACCAGGTATCCCGGTCCACGTAATCCAGCGTGGCAATAGTCGCCAACCCGTATTCTTTGAATCAGATGACTATCAGGCCTATTTAGGATGGTTGAAAGAGGGTGCGAACAAGCACGGTTGCGCCATCCACGCCTATTGTTTAATGACTAATCATGTCCATTTACTTCTAACACCCGAATCGTCTGAGGCGATCAGTAAAATCATACAGTTCGTAGGCCGCCATTATGTTCCCTATATCAATAATACCTACAGTAGGTCTGGTACATTGTGGGAAGGTCGCCACAAAGGATGCGTGATTGACAGTGACACGTATCTATTGTCTTGTATGCGTTACATAGAACTCAATCCAGTTCGGGCGGGTATGGTAAAAAAACCAATCGATTATCGTTGGTCCAGTTATCGGGGCAACGCCACCCAGTACACTGACAAATTGACTACTCCTCATGCTGTATATCGACAACTTGCCCAGGGTTACCAAGACAGGCAATTTTATTATCGTGAATTATTCTGCAATGCACTAGCTGATGATCGGGTTCACGATATCCGTGCGAGCGTTCAAACCGGCACACCCCTTGGCAATGCTCGCTTTTGCGAGCAGATTGAAAAGCAACTAAAGTGTAAAGTAGGTCAGGCAAGAAGAGGACGCCCAAATAAGAAGAAAACGGTAATTAAATAA
- the acnB gene encoding bifunctional aconitate hydratase 2/2-methylisocitrate dehydratase: MLQAYRQHVEERAKQGIPPLPLDAQQVADLVELLKNPTAGEEETLLDLLTNRVPPGVDDAAYVKAGFLAAVAKGEAESPLVDKRKAVELLGTMLGGYNILPLIELMDDAGLGELASEQLKFTLLMFDAFHDVKEKADAGSANAKAVLQSWADAEWFKRKPDVPAEIKLTVFKVTGETNTDDLSPAQDAWSRPDIPLHALAMLKNEREGITPDEQGKIGPISSLESLKQKGHPLAYVGDVVGTGSSRKSATNSVLWHMGEDIPFVPNKRQGGVVLGGKIAPIFFNTVEDSGALPIECPVDKLGMGDVIVVKPYEGKIESDSGEVISEFSLKTEVLLDEAKAGGRIPLIIGRSLTERAREALGLGATDVFRRPVDPEDSGKGFTLAQKMVGKACGVEGIRPGTYCEPRMSTVGSQDTTGPMTRDELKELACLGFSADLVMQSFCHTAAYPKPVDISTQHTLPDFIQNRGGVSLRPGDGIIHSWLNRMLLPDQVGTGGDSHTRFPLGISFPAGSGLVAFGAALGVIPLDMPESVLVKFTGEMQPGITLRDLVNAIPYAALQRGLLTVEKKGKKNVYNGRILEIQGLPDLTVEQAFELSDASAERSAGGCSIELSEESVAEYLRSNVTMLRWMIDNGYEDARTLERRARAMEEWLENPSLMRADADAEYAEVIEINMSEIKEPLLACPNDPDDVKPLSEIAGTQIDEVFIGSCMTNIGHFRATAKLLEASGESIPTRLWLAPPTKMDEQQLMEEGVYNVYASAGARTEMPGCSLCMGNQARIAAGSTAVSTSTRNFPNRLGQGADVFLSSAELAAIAAVMGKLPTVDEYMAYATKIDSMSPEIYKYLNFDKMDEYVESAGRGKEIAVKLIA; encoded by the coding sequence ATGCTCCAAGCCTATCGCCAGCACGTCGAAGAACGCGCCAAACAGGGAATTCCCCCGCTGCCGCTGGATGCGCAACAGGTCGCCGATCTGGTGGAGTTGCTGAAGAACCCGACTGCCGGCGAGGAGGAAACCCTGCTCGATCTCCTCACCAATCGTGTACCGCCGGGGGTGGACGATGCCGCCTATGTGAAGGCGGGTTTTCTTGCCGCGGTGGCCAAGGGTGAGGCTGAGAGTCCGCTGGTGGATAAGCGTAAGGCGGTTGAGTTGCTCGGTACCATGCTCGGGGGCTACAACATCCTGCCCCTGATCGAGCTGATGGACGACGCCGGGCTGGGCGAGCTGGCCTCTGAGCAGCTGAAGTTCACCCTGCTGATGTTCGACGCCTTCCACGATGTGAAAGAGAAGGCCGATGCAGGCAGTGCCAATGCCAAGGCGGTGCTGCAGTCCTGGGCCGACGCCGAGTGGTTCAAGCGTAAGCCAGACGTGCCCGCCGAGATCAAGCTGACTGTCTTCAAGGTCACCGGCGAGACCAATACCGACGACCTCTCCCCCGCCCAGGATGCCTGGTCCCGTCCCGATATCCCGCTGCATGCATTGGCGATGCTGAAGAACGAGCGTGAGGGTATTACGCCTGACGAGCAGGGCAAGATCGGCCCGATCTCCAGCCTGGAGTCACTCAAGCAGAAGGGTCATCCCCTGGCCTATGTAGGCGATGTGGTGGGTACCGGTTCCTCCCGCAAGTCGGCCACCAACTCGGTGCTCTGGCACATGGGCGAGGATATCCCCTTCGTGCCCAACAAGCGCCAGGGCGGTGTGGTGCTGGGGGGTAAGATCGCGCCTATCTTCTTCAATACCGTCGAGGACTCCGGTGCCTTGCCCATCGAGTGTCCGGTGGACAAGCTCGGCATGGGTGACGTGATCGTGGTCAAGCCCTACGAGGGCAAGATCGAGAGCGATTCGGGTGAAGTAATATCCGAGTTCTCCCTCAAAACCGAGGTGCTGCTGGACGAGGCCAAGGCGGGCGGTCGTATTCCCCTGATCATCGGCCGTTCCCTCACCGAGCGGGCCCGTGAAGCTCTTGGCCTGGGTGCCACCGACGTCTTCCGTCGCCCGGTGGATCCTGAAGATTCGGGCAAGGGCTTCACCCTGGCCCAGAAGATGGTCGGCAAGGCCTGCGGCGTGGAGGGGATCCGTCCCGGCACCTACTGTGAGCCGCGTATGAGTACCGTCGGCTCCCAGGACACCACCGGTCCCATGACCCGGGACGAGCTGAAAGAGCTGGCCTGTCTCGGCTTCTCCGCCGACCTGGTGATGCAGTCCTTCTGCCACACCGCAGCCTATCCCAAGCCGGTGGATATCAGCACCCAGCATACCCTGCCCGATTTCATTCAGAACCGGGGTGGTGTCTCCCTGCGTCCCGGAGACGGCATCATCCACTCCTGGCTCAACCGCATGCTGCTGCCCGATCAGGTGGGCACCGGTGGCGACTCCCACACCCGCTTCCCGCTGGGTATCTCTTTCCCCGCCGGTTCCGGTCTGGTTGCCTTCGGCGCGGCGCTGGGTGTGATCCCGCTGGATATGCCCGAGTCGGTGCTGGTGAAGTTCACTGGTGAGATGCAGCCCGGCATCACCCTGCGTGATCTGGTCAACGCCATCCCTTACGCCGCACTGCAGCGGGGTTTGCTGACGGTGGAGAAGAAGGGCAAAAAGAATGTCTACAACGGCCGCATCCTGGAGATCCAGGGGCTGCCCGATCTGACCGTAGAGCAGGCCTTCGAGCTCTCCGACGCCTCCGCCGAGCGTTCCGCCGGTGGTTGCAGCATCGAGCTTTCCGAGGAATCGGTTGCGGAGTACCTGCGCTCCAATGTCACCATGCTGCGCTGGATGATCGACAACGGCTATGAAGATGCCCGCACCCTGGAGCGTCGCGCCCGGGCCATGGAAGAGTGGCTGGAGAACCCGAGCCTGATGCGCGCCGATGCGGACGCCGAATACGCCGAGGTCATCGAGATCAACATGTCCGAGATCAAGGAACCTCTGCTGGCCTGCCCCAACGATCCGGATGATGTGAAGCCCCTGTCGGAGATCGCCGGCACCCAGATCGACGAGGTCTTCATCGGCTCCTGTATGACCAACATCGGTCACTTCCGCGCCACCGCCAAACTGCTGGAGGCCTCCGGTGAGTCTATACCGACCCGGCTCTGGCTGGCGCCGCCCACCAAGATGGACGAGCAGCAGCTGATGGAGGAGGGCGTCTACAACGTCTACGCCAGTGCCGGCGCCCGTACCGAGATGCCCGGCTGTTCCCTCTGCATGGGCAACCAGGCGCGTATCGCGGCGGGTTCCACGGCGGTCTCCACATCAACGCGTAACTTCCCCAACCGCCTGGGGCAGGGCGCCGATGTCTTCCTATCCTCGGCGGAGCTGGCCGCGATAGCCGCCGTCATGGGCAAGCTGCCCACGGTGGATGAGTACATGGCCTACGCCACCAAGATCGACTCCATGTCACCGGAGATCTACAAGTATCTCAACTTCGACAAGATGGATGAGTATGTGGAGTCGGCCGGTCGCGGTAAAGAGATTGCGGTTAAGTTGATTGCCTGA
- a CDS encoding LysR family transcriptional regulator, whose amino-acid sequence MRSLLAVADTGSITEAADRIGLTQPALSRRLQQLEEHLGAELFSRGRKGAQLTEIGRLVEREARVLVNRFDHLREQVRAHQGLEGGTVRIGGGATAVSFVLPKAIASFRQEHPGVRFQLKEAGSIEVAGDVISGRLELGLVTLPVQARELQIWPLITDRIVLVAPQDHPLARQGEIDAKALDGLAFVGFEADTAVRQIIDAALRDAGVEMNVVMELRSIPAILRMVATTGNLAFVSRMGVDTLAGVCEIEVRGLNIARELAVIAKKGSSLSPAAQAFSSLLREEQPIA is encoded by the coding sequence ATGAGATCGCTCCTGGCAGTGGCCGACACAGGCTCCATCACCGAAGCTGCGGACCGTATCGGTCTCACCCAGCCCGCCCTCTCCCGCCGCCTGCAGCAGCTGGAAGAGCACCTTGGCGCCGAACTGTTTTCCCGAGGGCGCAAAGGTGCTCAACTGACCGAGATTGGCCGTTTGGTCGAACGCGAGGCACGCGTCCTGGTCAACCGTTTCGACCACCTGCGTGAACAGGTCCGGGCACATCAGGGTCTGGAAGGGGGCACCGTGCGTATCGGTGGTGGTGCAACCGCGGTCTCCTTCGTACTGCCGAAAGCGATCGCCAGCTTTCGGCAGGAGCATCCCGGGGTTCGCTTTCAACTCAAAGAGGCAGGGAGTATCGAAGTCGCCGGGGATGTCATCAGCGGCCGCCTGGAACTTGGACTGGTCACCCTGCCCGTTCAGGCCAGGGAGTTGCAGATATGGCCCCTGATCACCGATCGCATCGTGCTGGTCGCCCCCCAGGACCACCCCCTGGCGCGCCAGGGCGAGATCGACGCCAAGGCCCTCGACGGGCTCGCCTTTGTCGGCTTCGAGGCCGACACCGCGGTGCGCCAGATCATCGATGCGGCACTGCGCGACGCCGGGGTTGAGATGAATGTAGTGATGGAGCTGCGTTCAATACCGGCCATCCTGCGCATGGTCGCCACCACTGGTAACCTCGCATTTGTCAGCCGCATGGGCGTGGATACCCTGGCGGGCGTCTGTGAAATCGAAGTGCGCGGACTCAACATCGCCCGTGAATTGGCGGTCATTGCCAAAAAGGGCAGCTCGCTCTCCCCCGCGGCCCAGGCCTTTTCCTCCCTGCTCAGGGAGGAGCAGCCTATTGCATGA
- a CDS encoding TetR/AcrR family transcriptional regulator: protein MAERILDTAVRLAEEGSWESMRLHHVAIEMGIDLEVIHRFYRQKDDLVEAWYDRADRAMLADAALPDYLSLTTRERLHRSIMCWLMSMQHHRRISRDMLMYKFELGHIHLQVLGLLRISRTVQWILEASQRDAIHLHRVVEEIGLTNIYLASFAHWLFDNSNEAEKTRRLLDRLLSRAETVARLLTPFSRTGHEDFNPAHGETKANTAQSAEGPIH, encoded by the coding sequence TTGGCAGAACGTATCCTCGATACGGCCGTTCGATTGGCCGAGGAAGGCTCATGGGAATCGATGCGACTGCACCATGTAGCGATCGAGATGGGCATCGACCTTGAGGTGATACACCGCTTCTATCGACAGAAAGACGACCTGGTGGAGGCCTGGTACGATCGCGCGGACCGCGCCATGCTGGCCGACGCCGCCCTGCCGGACTACCTCTCCCTGACCACCCGTGAACGTCTTCATCGCTCCATCATGTGCTGGCTGATGTCGATGCAGCATCATCGTCGCATCAGCCGGGATATGCTGATGTATAAGTTCGAGCTGGGTCACATACATTTGCAGGTACTCGGCCTGCTGAGGATTAGCCGCACAGTTCAATGGATTCTGGAAGCGTCACAACGCGACGCCATTCATCTACATAGAGTCGTTGAAGAGATAGGGCTGACCAATATCTATCTTGCCAGTTTCGCACACTGGCTGTTTGACAATTCCAATGAAGCGGAAAAGACCAGGCGATTACTTGACCGGTTGTTGAGTCGCGCTGAAACAGTGGCACGATTGCTTACACCTTTCAGCAGGACAGGGCATGAAGATTTCAACCCGGCACATGGTGAGACTAAGGCGAATACCGCGCAGAGTGCCGAGGGACCGATCCACTGA
- a CDS encoding metal-dependent hydrolase: protein MDTVTHVLFGAVCTLAVTRTKSAPAKELYMRLAVAGTAAAFPDIDYLSFWIDPLLFLADWHRSATHSLLLMPLWAGLLASLWTFSLWARRRRFMVYALCGLGITSHILLDLLTVFGIRIFYPLSPALYAFGTSFVIDGIVTVLLAATLLYCLRHPARDTALSGLLLLTLYLGAQWGFRNHAYQIVSAQLSEASDLHLLPQPFSPFYWQAINRVGDGYRVAYLSLIADDKAVINHYRGPTALEWRQESLLGDDAGLAPLVDEAWRQPLFLKFREFARFPVLYRLDNEGEETCVWFTDLRYTLPYLTPAFRYGMCHRQKQAWKLYRLKRFSDNERQALPTITQH, encoded by the coding sequence ATGGACACTGTCACCCATGTTCTTTTCGGTGCGGTCTGTACGTTAGCGGTCACCCGAACCAAATCTGCTCCTGCCAAGGAGTTGTATATGCGACTGGCTGTTGCCGGCACCGCCGCGGCATTCCCGGATATCGACTATCTGAGTTTCTGGATAGATCCCCTGCTGTTCCTTGCGGACTGGCATCGCAGTGCGACCCACTCTTTGTTACTCATGCCCTTGTGGGCTGGATTATTGGCATCACTTTGGACGTTCTCCCTCTGGGCAAGGAGACGGAGGTTCATGGTCTACGCCCTGTGCGGGCTCGGGATTACTTCCCATATCCTGCTCGACCTGCTGACGGTCTTCGGGATCAGAATTTTCTATCCGCTATCACCTGCCCTCTACGCTTTCGGTACGAGCTTTGTCATCGACGGAATTGTCACCGTTCTGCTTGCAGCAACCCTCCTGTACTGTCTGCGCCACCCTGCACGAGATACGGCTTTGAGCGGTCTGCTACTGCTCACTCTCTATCTGGGCGCACAATGGGGATTCAGAAATCATGCTTACCAGATTGTATCCGCACAGTTGTCCGAAGCGTCCGATCTGCATCTATTGCCACAACCCTTCTCACCCTTCTACTGGCAGGCAATCAACCGGGTCGGGGATGGGTATCGGGTTGCCTATCTCAGCCTGATTGCCGACGATAAGGCCGTCATCAATCACTACCGGGGACCCACTGCGCTTGAGTGGCGACAGGAAAGCCTGCTGGGAGATGACGCTGGCCTCGCCCCCCTGGTCGATGAGGCGTGGCGTCAGCCGCTTTTCTTGAAATTCAGGGAGTTCGCCCGCTTTCCAGTCCTGTATCGCCTGGATAATGAGGGAGAAGAAACCTGTGTGTGGTTTACCGATCTTCGCTATACGCTGCCCTACCTTACTCCCGCATTTCGTTACGGAATGTGTCACCGGCAGAAGCAAGCCTGGAAGCTCTACCGCTTGAAGCGGTTCAGTGACAACGAACGGCAGGCGCTGCCTACCATCACACAACATTGA
- a CDS encoding PAS domain S-box protein, with protein MRTLTAEAQEQVSKVPREKKLLEESLRQSIRLGKLREKAFNNLITVERQLKKSEARFKSIAMATREGIIIIDSESRIQFWNPAAEKILGYTSADVADQNIHELLVPERLRSIANQHFNRFVVQYGKDFESWTKHLLTG; from the coding sequence ATGCGCACCCTCACCGCGGAAGCTCAGGAACAGGTCTCGAAAGTTCCTCGTGAAAAAAAATTGCTCGAGGAGAGCCTTCGTCAATCAATTCGATTGGGAAAACTGCGGGAAAAGGCCTTCAATAACCTGATTACTGTTGAGCGTCAGCTAAAGAAGAGCGAGGCAAGATTCAAAAGTATCGCAATGGCCACCAGGGAAGGTATCATCATCATCGATAGTGAATCCAGAATTCAGTTCTGGAACCCCGCTGCGGAAAAAATACTTGGGTACACCTCAGCTGACGTGGCTGATCAAAACATCCACGAACTGCTTGTACCCGAGCGCCTCAGAAGCATCGCCAACCAACACTTCAATCGATTCGTGGTTCAATACGGTAAGGATTTTGAATCTTGGACCAAACATCTACTCACCGGGTAA
- a CDS encoding MBL fold metallo-hydrolase → MDSPTPLYSRHSTAIYWLGITDETAFRCNTYLIVDGDQALLVDPGNRSFFDQVMTRVSQIIQPENVTGLIRCHQDPDVAASMIDWLELNPEMPVYSSPRTHVLLPHYGISDYNVYDIVANPELALPSGYHLKFIEAPFLHFPGAFVTYHSESGYLFSGNIWAALDTDWSLTVSTFETHKEKMDLFHLDYMASNLAARDFIQSLSGIEIQAILPQHGSIIGTPHVDSAMDYLKQLRCGTDLIYPEIP, encoded by the coding sequence ATGGATAGTCCGACGCCGTTGTATTCGCGCCATAGTACAGCGATCTATTGGCTGGGGATCACCGATGAAACGGCTTTTAGATGCAACACCTATCTAATTGTTGATGGCGACCAGGCTTTATTGGTAGATCCCGGCAACCGCTCTTTCTTTGATCAGGTGATGACGCGGGTTTCGCAAATCATACAGCCGGAGAATGTTACTGGACTGATACGCTGTCACCAGGATCCGGATGTTGCGGCATCAATGATCGATTGGCTGGAATTGAATCCTGAAATGCCGGTCTATTCCTCACCCAGAACCCATGTCCTGCTTCCCCATTACGGTATTTCCGATTACAACGTTTACGATATTGTCGCCAATCCCGAACTCGCCCTGCCATCCGGTTACCATTTGAAATTTATAGAGGCTCCGTTTCTGCATTTCCCTGGTGCCTTTGTAACCTATCACTCGGAAAGCGGTTATTTGTTTTCCGGTAATATTTGGGCGGCCCTTGATACAGATTGGAGTCTGACAGTTTCCACTTTCGAGACACACAAAGAGAAAATGGACCTGTTTCACCTGGATTACATGGCATCCAATCTGGCAGCTCGGGATTTTATTCAGTCGCTATCCGGGATAGAGATCCAGGCCATACTACCCCAGCATGGATCAATCATCGGTACCCCCCATGTTGACAGCGCAATGGATTATCTGAAGCAACTACGGTGTGGAACCGACCTAATCTACCCTGAAATCCCCTGA